Proteins encoded within one genomic window of Propionispora hippei DSM 15287:
- a CDS encoding DUF421 domain-containing protein, translating into MELSLVWKTIVTILYGTLILRIAGRKSLAQMTVAQTVVMLAVGTVLIEPLVGSELDSTFVVVTLAVLTLIFMEYAELRIPFLKKVLTGKPVLLIEDGVIRKDHLKQVRVTVQQLEMELRQAGIASCEEVRWGTIEPNGKFGFLLKEEFQPLNKQDYRMLRESLRRLEERLAVPEEPLPAKPVAFQDDVFVKVASAGERRTIEKGDIP; encoded by the coding sequence GTGGAACTGTCCCTGGTCTGGAAAACCATTGTAACTATTTTATACGGAACATTGATTTTGCGGATTGCCGGGCGCAAATCGCTGGCTCAGATGACGGTGGCCCAAACAGTGGTCATGCTGGCAGTCGGTACCGTTCTGATTGAACCACTGGTGGGCAGTGAACTGGACAGTACTTTTGTGGTGGTCACGCTGGCAGTGCTGACGCTTATTTTTATGGAATATGCGGAGCTACGGATTCCGTTTCTAAAAAAGGTACTTACTGGCAAGCCTGTTCTGCTTATTGAAGATGGTGTCATTCGCAAGGACCATTTAAAGCAGGTGCGAGTGACGGTGCAGCAACTGGAGATGGAATTGCGGCAGGCGGGAATTGCCAGTTGTGAAGAGGTACGCTGGGGCACTATTGAACCGAACGGAAAGTTTGGTTTCCTGCTGAAAGAGGAATTTCAGCCGCTCAACAAGCAGGATTACCGGATGTTGCGGGAAAGCCTCCGGCGGCTGGAGGAGCGGCTTGCCGTACCGGAGGAGCCATTACCGGCCAAGCCTGTGGCATTTCAGGACGATGTGTTTGTTAAAGTCGCGTCAGCCGGTGAACGACGGACAATAGAAAAGGGGGATATTCCGTAA
- the rbr gene encoding rubrerythrin, protein MKSLKGTKTAENLLKAFAGESQARNRYTYYASVADKEGFKQIQSIFIETADNEKEHAKRFYNFLLEGLKDELPVMLEITASFPVEKGDTLTNLKAAAGGENEEWTDLYPAFAQVAAEEGFPEVAAAFRMIAAAEKCHEVRFNKLADNVANGTVFVKDGKVFWKCANCGYIHEATAAPEKCPACLHPKAFFEVFAETY, encoded by the coding sequence GTGAAAAGCTTAAAAGGTACTAAAACTGCTGAAAATTTATTGAAAGCGTTTGCCGGAGAGTCTCAGGCCAGAAACCGGTATACATACTATGCATCGGTAGCCGATAAGGAAGGCTTTAAGCAAATTCAATCCATTTTTATCGAAACCGCCGATAATGAAAAAGAACATGCCAAACGGTTCTATAACTTCCTGTTGGAAGGCTTGAAGGACGAACTGCCGGTGATGCTGGAAATTACCGCATCCTTCCCGGTGGAAAAGGGTGATACCCTGACTAACTTAAAAGCCGCTGCCGGCGGGGAAAATGAAGAATGGACCGATTTGTACCCGGCTTTTGCCCAGGTTGCCGCTGAAGAAGGCTTCCCTGAAGTGGCCGCCGCCTTTCGCATGATTGCTGCCGCTGAAAAATGTCATGAAGTCCGCTTCAACAAGCTGGCTGACAATGTAGCCAACGGTACGGTATTTGTAAAAGACGGCAAGGTATTTTGGAAATGTGCTAACTGCGGTTACATCCATGAAGCCACGGCCGCACCGGAAAAATGTCCGGCCTGCCTTCATCCGAAGGCTTTCTTTGAAGTGTTTGCCGAAACCTATTAA
- a CDS encoding SDR family NAD(P)-dependent oxidoreductase: protein MPQPVAIITGAARGIGKAIALTLARRGAAVLVADSSQLGRQTVDEMKEQGLEAIFYQADVSVPQAVRQVVETAQNHYRRLDWIVNNAGISAFKPIDEISIDEFDHILAVNLRAAFLFAKFGAPLLRQSPQAAIVNIASTRALMSEPHNEAYAAAKAGLLGLTHALANSLGPSVRVNAICPGWIATESTPALSLADHAQHPVGRVGLPSDIANMTAFLLSAEASFISGQAFIVDGGMTKKMIYTE, encoded by the coding sequence ATGCCACAACCAGTCGCTATCATCACCGGCGCCGCCCGGGGCATCGGCAAAGCCATTGCTCTGACACTGGCCCGCCGGGGCGCGGCCGTGCTTGTTGCGGACAGCAGCCAGCTAGGCCGGCAAACCGTCGACGAAATGAAGGAGCAAGGCCTGGAAGCGATATTTTATCAGGCCGACGTCAGTGTGCCCCAGGCCGTACGGCAGGTCGTCGAAACAGCGCAAAACCATTACCGCCGTCTGGACTGGATTGTCAATAATGCCGGCATCAGCGCGTTCAAGCCGATCGACGAAATTTCCATCGACGAGTTTGATCATATACTTGCCGTCAACCTGCGTGCCGCCTTTTTATTCGCTAAGTTTGGCGCCCCGTTGCTCCGGCAGTCGCCGCAGGCGGCCATTGTAAATATTGCCTCCACCCGGGCGCTGATGAGTGAGCCCCACAACGAGGCTTACGCTGCCGCCAAAGCCGGCTTGCTGGGCCTTACTCACGCGCTGGCCAATTCCCTGGGGCCGTCCGTCCGGGTAAATGCCATCTGCCCCGGCTGGATCGCCACGGAAAGTACTCCGGCCCTAAGTCTGGCCGACCATGCTCAGCATCCGGTCGGCCGGGTAGGACTTCCCTCGGACATTGCCAATATGACGGCCTTTCTGCTCTCGGCCGAAGCCTCGTTTATTTCCGGTCAGGCCTTTATCGTTGACGGCGGCATGACCAAAAAAATGATCTACACTGAATAA
- a CDS encoding YqaA family protein, with amino-acid sequence MDQIVQLLQSYGVWGLFLISFVESFISPILPDVLLIPMVLAVPDQALYYSILATSASVLGGFIGYGIGSKFGTRALHKFVPPRHSQKIEEWFTRYGGWAIFLASLAPIPYKFISISAGTFRTNLPVFFIASLLGRGKRFLLIGLIVHYFGPEALQVLHQLPATWVYAGLALLLLTAAGFYYYRRRRPVQNQPE; translated from the coding sequence ATGGACCAAATCGTTCAGTTATTGCAAAGCTACGGCGTCTGGGGATTATTTTTGATTTCCTTTGTTGAATCGTTCATTTCCCCCATCCTGCCTGATGTCCTGTTAATTCCCATGGTGCTCGCCGTTCCCGATCAAGCACTGTACTATTCGATTCTGGCCACTTCCGCTTCGGTCCTGGGCGGCTTTATCGGCTACGGTATCGGCAGCAAATTCGGGACACGGGCTTTACACAAATTTGTTCCTCCACGGCATAGCCAAAAAATCGAGGAATGGTTTACCCGCTATGGGGGCTGGGCTATTTTCCTTGCTTCGCTGGCGCCCATTCCCTATAAATTCATCTCCATTTCAGCCGGTACTTTCCGGACCAATCTGCCGGTCTTTTTTATTGCCTCATTGCTCGGGCGCGGCAAGCGCTTTCTTCTGATCGGCCTGATCGTTCACTATTTCGGTCCTGAAGCCTTGCAGGTACTTCACCAGTTACCGGCCACCTGGGTCTATGCCGGCCTTGCCCTGTTGCTGCTGACAGCCGCCGGGTTCTATTACTACCGGCGGAGAAGGCCGGTGCAAAATCAGCCTGAATAA
- the hcp gene encoding hydroxylamine reductase → MGMFCYQCQETAKGSGCTMRGVCGKTADVANLQDLLIYVLKGISILNVQAREAGVNKPAVDVFVMEALFSTITNANFDKAYFVGKVQDALAIRDQVKAELLQAGVAPQEGHDSVTWTDGPHAFEAKAEAVGILATENEDVRSLRELLTYGVKGMAAYAEHAYTLGYGQDGIFAFMQRALKATTEELSADQLVSLVLECGKFGVDVMALLDQANTTTYGNPEITKVNIGVRNNPAILISGHDLKDLEELLEQTRGTGVDVYTHGEMLPAHYYPFFKKYDNFVGNYGNAWWLQDKEFASFNGPILMTTNCLVTPKESYKDRVYVTGVVGFEGLKQIPARAAGQPKDFSGLIAHAKQCPPPQELEQGEIVGGFAHNQVLSLADKVVEAVKAGAIKKFFVMAGCDGRMKSRDYYSEFAKALPQDTVILTAGCAKYRYNKLPLGDIGGIPRVLDAGQCNDSYSLAVIALKLKEVFGLDDVNQLPIAYNIAWYEQKAVIVLLALLYLGVKNIHLGPTLPGFLSPNVAKVLVETFGIGGVGDVEDDLKMFMA, encoded by the coding sequence ATGGGAATGTTTTGCTATCAATGTCAGGAAACGGCGAAGGGGAGCGGCTGTACTATGCGCGGTGTTTGCGGGAAGACAGCGGACGTCGCCAATTTACAGGATCTTTTGATTTATGTGCTGAAGGGAATTTCCATTCTTAATGTCCAGGCCAGAGAAGCCGGCGTGAATAAACCGGCAGTTGATGTCTTTGTAATGGAAGCGCTCTTTTCCACCATTACCAATGCAAATTTTGACAAGGCCTACTTTGTCGGCAAGGTGCAGGATGCACTGGCCATCCGCGATCAGGTGAAGGCCGAGCTGCTCCAGGCCGGCGTGGCGCCACAGGAAGGCCATGACAGTGTAACCTGGACTGATGGACCCCATGCTTTTGAAGCCAAGGCAGAAGCAGTCGGTATTCTGGCAACTGAAAATGAAGATGTCCGTTCGTTGCGCGAACTTTTAACCTACGGCGTGAAAGGGATGGCAGCCTACGCTGAGCATGCCTATACCCTGGGATATGGACAAGACGGTATTTTCGCTTTTATGCAGCGGGCGTTGAAGGCGACCACTGAGGAATTGAGTGCCGATCAACTGGTATCGTTAGTACTGGAATGCGGTAAATTCGGGGTGGATGTCATGGCTCTCCTGGATCAGGCCAATACCACCACCTACGGCAACCCGGAAATTACCAAGGTCAATATTGGCGTTAGAAACAACCCGGCCATTTTGATCAGCGGCCATGATCTGAAGGATTTGGAAGAATTATTGGAACAGACCCGGGGCACCGGTGTCGATGTATACACCCATGGTGAAATGCTGCCGGCCCACTACTATCCGTTCTTCAAGAAATACGATAATTTTGTCGGCAACTACGGCAATGCCTGGTGGCTGCAGGATAAAGAGTTTGCAAGCTTCAACGGACCGATTCTGATGACTACCAACTGTCTGGTTACACCGAAGGAAAGCTATAAGGACCGGGTATATGTGACCGGTGTGGTTGGCTTTGAAGGGTTGAAACAAATCCCAGCCAGAGCTGCCGGTCAGCCAAAAGACTTCTCAGGCCTAATCGCCCATGCCAAACAGTGCCCGCCACCGCAGGAACTGGAGCAGGGCGAGATTGTCGGCGGCTTTGCCCACAATCAGGTATTGAGTCTGGCCGATAAAGTGGTAGAGGCTGTTAAAGCCGGCGCCATTAAGAAATTCTTTGTCATGGCCGGTTGCGACGGTCGCATGAAGAGCCGCGACTATTACAGTGAATTTGCCAAAGCGTTGCCTCAGGACACCGTCATTCTGACAGCCGGCTGCGCTAAATACCGTTACAACAAGCTGCCTTTGGGCGATATCGGCGGTATTCCCCGGGTGCTGGATGCCGGACAATGCAACGACTCCTATTCGCTGGCCGTCATTGCTCTGAAACTGAAGGAAGTATTCGGTCTGGACGATGTCAATCAATTGCCCATTGCTTATAACATTGCCTGGTATGAACAGAAAGCCGTCATCGTACTGTTGGCACTGCTCTACCTGGGAGTGAAAAATATTCATCTCGGCCCAACGCTGCCCGGCTTCCTGTCGCCCAACGTGGCCAAAGTGCTGGTGGAAACCTTCGGCATCGGCGGCGTAGGCGATGTGGAAGACGATTTGAAAATGTTTATGGCATAA
- the msrB gene encoding peptide-methionine (R)-S-oxide reductase MsrB produces the protein MSESNSKDLLRKKLTDLQYEVTQQNGTEPPFANEFWDHKAEGLYVDIVSGEPLFSSLDKFDSGCGWPSFSKPLQRETVREKLDRSHGMTRAEVRSKQADSHLGHVFTDGPLPGGLRYCINSAALRFIAREDLVKEGYGEYEKLFAGTAKAK, from the coding sequence ATGAGCGAATCAAACAGCAAAGACCTCTTAAGAAAGAAGCTTACCGACCTGCAATATGAAGTTACGCAGCAAAATGGGACCGAGCCGCCTTTTGCCAATGAATTTTGGGATCACAAAGCCGAAGGCCTGTATGTGGATATTGTTTCCGGCGAGCCGCTCTTTAGCTCGCTGGACAAGTTTGATTCAGGCTGTGGCTGGCCCAGCTTTTCTAAACCGCTGCAGCGGGAAACAGTCCGGGAAAAGCTTGACCGGAGCCATGGCATGACCCGTGCCGAAGTGCGGAGCAAGCAAGCCGATTCCCATTTGGGTCATGTGTTTACCGACGGGCCGCTGCCTGGCGGCTTGCGGTACTGCATCAATTCGGCGGCATTGCGGTTTATTGCCCGGGAAGATTTGGTTAAAGAAGGCTATGGTGAGTATGAGAAGCTGTTTGCCGGCACGGCTAAGGCTAAGTAG
- a CDS encoding nitroreductase family protein: MEKGFLTAVKERRTFYGISKDITVKEDRIEEIVKEAVLHAPSAFNSQSARAVVLFGKQHDALWDITKEALRQIVPAANFAATEEKINSFQSGYGTILYFEDISVVENLQKSFPLYKDNFPLWSQQSSGMLQYIIWTALEIEGLGASLQHYNPLIDDKVKESWNIPANWKLIAQMPFGQPTAQPGPKESQPLPERVKVYK; this comes from the coding sequence ATGGAAAAAGGCTTTTTAACCGCTGTGAAAGAAAGAAGAACGTTCTACGGAATCAGCAAGGACATTACTGTAAAGGAAGACCGCATTGAGGAAATTGTCAAGGAAGCCGTTCTCCATGCTCCTTCCGCCTTCAATTCGCAAAGCGCCCGGGCCGTTGTCCTGTTCGGCAAACAGCATGATGCTCTCTGGGATATTACCAAAGAAGCGCTGCGCCAGATCGTTCCCGCCGCCAATTTTGCCGCCACGGAGGAAAAAATCAATTCTTTCCAGAGCGGCTATGGCACCATTCTCTATTTTGAAGATATCTCGGTAGTGGAAAATCTGCAAAAAAGCTTCCCGCTCTATAAGGATAACTTCCCCCTATGGTCCCAGCAGTCTTCGGGCATGCTGCAATACATTATCTGGACAGCGCTGGAAATTGAAGGACTTGGTGCTTCCCTGCAGCATTACAATCCGCTTATCGACGACAAAGTAAAAGAAAGCTGGAATATCCCGGCCAACTGGAAACTTATCGCCCAAATGCCGTTCGGCCAGCCCACCGCCCAGCCTGGACCGAAAGAATCCCAGCCTTTGCCGGAACGGGTTAAGGTGTATAAATAA
- a CDS encoding LysE family translocator: MENFGVFILTALAAAILPGADFALVTKNTLAAGRSGGQLSACGVASGLLVHTMAAVLGLSAIIAQSATLFEWVKYIGAAYLCYMGWITFRHAGEGAELTAADGGENAGAAVKLSSYFWQGALTNVLNPKASIFYLTLLPQFVVPGENAQFYLFVLGLIAVLIVLLWFLFVASAFSYIRAWFAKPLFRINFQRCVGFMLFSFGIKLALSKK, translated from the coding sequence ATGGAGAATTTCGGAGTTTTTATATTGACTGCTTTGGCAGCGGCTATTTTGCCAGGCGCCGATTTCGCCCTGGTTACGAAGAATACGCTGGCCGCCGGCCGCAGTGGAGGGCAACTGAGCGCCTGCGGTGTTGCCTCGGGCCTTTTGGTCCACACTATGGCAGCAGTATTGGGCCTGTCGGCGATTATCGCCCAGTCGGCCACCTTGTTTGAATGGGTAAAGTATATTGGCGCTGCCTATTTATGCTATATGGGCTGGATAACTTTCCGCCATGCCGGGGAAGGTGCTGAACTTACGGCGGCAGACGGCGGAGAGAACGCCGGAGCGGCCGTTAAACTAAGCAGCTATTTTTGGCAGGGAGCTTTGACGAATGTCTTAAATCCCAAAGCCTCGATTTTTTATTTGACTCTGCTGCCTCAGTTTGTCGTTCCCGGCGAGAACGCGCAGTTTTATCTGTTTGTCCTGGGGTTGATCGCTGTACTGATTGTGCTGTTGTGGTTTCTATTCGTGGCTTCCGCTTTCAGTTATATCCGGGCTTGGTTTGCCAAACCCCTGTTTAGGATAAACTTTCAGCGCTGTGTAGGTTTTATGCTATTTTCCTTCGGTATAAAACTGGCGTTGTCTAAAAAATAA
- a CDS encoding radical SAM protein, producing the protein MYFDTAEGPVFRPPSEADSFILRVTIGCSHNRCTYCNMYRSVSFRLRTMEEIVAQVERAKRYGESIRRVFLGDGNALVLPAERLLEILALLRQALPKLRRVSCYAGPRDMLNKTPEELLALREAGLQLVYYGLESGDDEVLQYVRKGVTAQQAVAAGQRIVAAGMKLSLMVIAGLGGRQRSEQHARHTALAINAIRPHMFSVLTLMLYRGSELRQAYEAGQFAVLSPAEIAGEMQALLRAVNLPESSHCLFRSNHISNYAPLAGTLPQDKDKLLAACRQMKSQLAGVTEWDPYNTVEE; encoded by the coding sequence ATGTATTTTGATACGGCCGAGGGGCCGGTCTTTCGTCCGCCCAGTGAAGCCGACAGTTTCATCCTGCGGGTGACTATCGGCTGTTCGCACAATCGCTGCACCTATTGCAACATGTACCGCAGCGTTTCCTTCCGCCTGCGGACGATGGAGGAGATTGTGGCTCAGGTTGAGCGGGCTAAACGTTATGGAGAGAGCATCCGCCGGGTATTTCTCGGCGACGGCAACGCCCTGGTATTACCGGCGGAACGGTTATTGGAAATTTTGGCGCTTTTACGGCAGGCGCTGCCCAAATTGCGCCGTGTGTCCTGTTATGCCGGTCCGCGCGATATGTTAAATAAAACGCCGGAAGAGCTGCTGGCCTTGCGCGAGGCCGGCCTGCAGCTCGTTTATTACGGTTTGGAGTCGGGTGACGATGAGGTGCTGCAGTATGTCCGTAAAGGGGTTACGGCGCAGCAGGCGGTGGCGGCCGGTCAGCGTATTGTGGCGGCGGGGATGAAGCTGTCGCTGATGGTGATTGCCGGTCTGGGCGGCAGGCAGCGGTCAGAGCAGCATGCCCGCCATACGGCGCTGGCGATTAATGCCATTCGGCCTCATATGTTCAGTGTCCTGACGCTGATGCTGTATCGCGGCAGTGAACTACGCCAGGCATACGAAGCGGGACAGTTTGCCGTGCTGTCGCCGGCGGAAATTGCCGGCGAGATGCAGGCACTGCTGAGGGCGGTTAATCTGCCGGAAAGCAGTCATTGCCTGTTTCGCAGCAATCATATTTCCAATTACGCCCCATTGGCGGGAACCTTGCCGCAAGATAAGGATAAGCTGCTGGCCGCTTGCCGGCAGATGAAAAGTCAATTGGCGGGAGTGACGGAATGGGACCCTTATAATACAGTGGAAGAATAG
- a CDS encoding outer membrane protein assembly factor BamE, producing the protein MKRVTLFFLVLVSTMLCISFSTVAWAQASLLANSPNLTPNQWVGHRFVFLALPADKQSEGYEIFPEEQAEQGFAGDTSVRLPYQSFEGKIMTVSAVVSYLAGDQQYEYMVHFKDDKTGQKFLGRTMRGQLEGIVPEADLSRARQQLLGKTIYLKQRMLQGMYDPQAGESSAAVPVKLGEAAQVLDVYSGLRANEPIWLVVRVHGQKAILPIAYSWTNQPMTAWTEQAPWQTALFLENPRTTLGWSDEVWNQLDAGTVEPGMTKEQVLLSWGAPVSVDEKTYGTEQAVWNYSSKMLTFQQDVLQAVKDIALNEAAIP; encoded by the coding sequence GTGAAACGAGTGACCCTGTTTTTCCTGGTACTGGTAAGCACGATGCTTTGCATCAGTTTTTCCACGGTTGCCTGGGCCCAAGCTTCACTCTTGGCCAATTCTCCGAATCTAACTCCCAATCAATGGGTGGGTCACCGCTTTGTATTCTTGGCGCTGCCGGCAGACAAACAGTCGGAGGGCTATGAAATTTTTCCCGAAGAGCAGGCGGAGCAAGGCTTTGCCGGCGACACCTCGGTCCGGCTGCCTTATCAGAGCTTCGAGGGTAAGATAATGACGGTTTCGGCGGTCGTGTCTTATCTGGCCGGTGATCAACAGTATGAATATATGGTTCATTTTAAAGACGATAAAACCGGCCAAAAATTCCTTGGACGGACAATGCGGGGGCAGCTGGAAGGGATTGTACCCGAGGCCGATCTTTCAAGAGCCAGACAACAGTTATTAGGCAAAACCATTTATTTAAAGCAGCGCATGCTGCAGGGGATGTATGATCCACAGGCTGGGGAGTCTTCTGCCGCCGTACCTGTAAAGCTGGGTGAAGCAGCGCAGGTGCTGGATGTATATAGCGGCTTACGAGCCAATGAGCCTATCTGGCTGGTTGTCCGGGTTCATGGACAAAAGGCGATATTACCGATTGCCTACAGTTGGACCAATCAACCTATGACAGCCTGGACGGAGCAGGCTCCCTGGCAGACTGCCCTGTTTTTGGAAAATCCGCGTACTACCTTGGGCTGGTCTGATGAAGTCTGGAATCAGCTTGACGCCGGTACGGTGGAACCGGGCATGACTAAAGAGCAGGTTCTGCTTAGCTGGGGTGCTCCGGTATCAGTTGATGAGAAAACCTATGGAACGGAGCAGGCTGTCTGGAATTACAGCAGCAAAATGCTGACATTCCAGCAGGATGTGCTGCAAGCGGTAAAGGACATTGCCCTGAACGAGGCTGCAATTCCTTAA